In Bactrocera oleae isolate idBacOlea1 chromosome 5, idBacOlea1, whole genome shotgun sequence, a genomic segment contains:
- the Usp2 gene encoding ubiquitin carboxyl-terminal hydrolase Usp2 isoform X1, with translation MIDIKKSRNSFEKFPILQEKCNKTVKLAQRQQQQPTNSNLNNYTGVHKPKITTTAAAAVLTTTTKTRPQTTTNPISVNGKAEAKLLNGVGRRAASVGSTRTTKISSNVKSNNNNSTPHNSDDTNPVRAANKPFFLVPQFQDQNFLKEECELAHAQVAPKQQQQQQHEQQKVATANGEASNNSANNNNNTKPKQQPIGNHRCNSGDYSKSNNNTSNSNNHSQKINNPYSIINSIHASISRRTATATATATATTTPATVAAVTANGVRRSGGGSANASVNINQHHHHHHVSTTASAVATTSSNGSTGASAAASVSAKSATTDTTVHKVDIVFSNRAQTQSNCVGRFVTSKSAKQPQQHNTYKATRPLTSATIHTTTTTGASATSTTATLGGGTAAATASKLSNGQSKLVRPLVHRTIPSTAVAAANATAARDNVNAYSNKLFNSYGSNSNRLSNNNNNNINNNGVNTVCNINNSSSSSNNNITSNNTNGGSGVNGMQHTLDHDDIKYIDSDDAPTTAAIAAAHASATTVTTPSRGGAQLERKTQLRCEQLCCPHTNCATSTTATLTGATGGGAGSASLKTRMRPKSTIICSTSNLVFEKINNYKYANGSAGGGSSAAKFVAEAAAARRNELRHSIDSNSIRASIEKFDSFSEQKRSVGAPQVTLRSHGGSGSTNNLQHHRHSGSEFDHATGSSSLLRLAQSGGGSLTRAPYRTVSPAPATACKVTATMHAPSLTTGSTGSSASSIRSGACSTNSLPTKSLGSFLAATTNATSVTAINRHQEATVLRTAERASPSALLHKDAASTPSSSSSSPLLKQTVMKLPNGDVKKCANAEMNGVCDGAAADVETIRSTALRSIPPAPPSPTASRYRDRDSRLTSSSLLSSSVSSVSNNIDDASKSKDENAEGLCGLRNIGNTCFMNSVIQCLSHTSELTKFLRTHNGIRSTSSKDQQILQEFAKLIREMWTSNVHSVTPMDLKRAFSSKHRMYSDYNQQDAQEFLRFFLDSLHSALNTGVKGEHLKIDDNLSDNKKADLTWEWYARHENSLIRDLFVGQLKSTLRCTTCGNTSVTFDPFWDLSVSLPSLSRCKLESCLDLFIREEVLDGDEMPTCAKCRQRRRCTKSFTIQRFPKYLVIHLKRFSETRWSKLSNIVEFPTGERELNMGPYGSNPGTSIYYSLYAISNHMGSTAGGHYVALCKHPVSKKWHEFNDNVVSDTLSENNLVSSSAYILFYERA, from the exons ATGATAGACATTAAAAAAAGCcgcaatagttttgaaaaatttccaatattgcaagaaaaatgtaataaaaccgTTAAATTAGCGCAGCGCCAACAACAGCAGCCGACCAATTCCAACTTGAATAACTATACAGGCGTACACAAACCGAAAATAACCACTACAGCTGCAGCAGCCGtgttgacaacaacaacaaaaacgcgaccacaaacaacaacaaatccaaTAAGTGTCAACGGCAAAGCGGAAGCGAAATTGCTCAACGGCGTTGGTAGGCGTGCTGCATCGGTGGGCAGCACGCGCACCACCAAAATCAGCAGCAACgtcaaaagcaacaataacaatagtacGCCGCACAACAGCGACGACACGAATCCGGTGCGCGCCGCCAATAAGCCATTCTTTCTCGTACCGCAATTTCAAGATCAAAACTTTCTGAAGGAGGAATGTGAATTGGCGCATGCGCAAGTTgcaccaaaacaacaacaacaacagcaacacgaACAACAAAAAGTTGCAACAGCCAATGGTGAGGCAAGTAATAATAGtgcgaacaacaacaataacacaaaaccaaaacaacaaccGATTGGCAACCACAGGTGCAACAGCGGAGACTAcagcaaaagcaataacaataccagcaacagcaacaatcacAGCCAAAAAATCAACAACCCGTATTCCATCATTAACAGCATACACGCGAGCATTAGTAGgcgaacagcaacagcaacagcaacagcaacagcaacaacaacaccagcaacagtGGCGGCGGTAACAGCGAATGGTGTGCGACGCAGCGGCGGCGGTAGCGCCAACGCCAGCGTCAATATCAATCaacatcatcaccatcatcacgTCAGTACAACAGCATCAGCTGTGGCGACGACGAGTTCAAACGGCAGCACCGGCGCCTCCGCCGCCGCCAGCGTCTCGGCCAAGAGCGCCACAACCGATACCACCGTCCACAAAGTCGACATTGTCTTCAGTAATCGCGCGCAAACGCAAAGTAACTGTGTTGGGCGTTTCGTGACGTCAAAAAGTGCGAAACAGCCACAGCAACATAACACTTACAAAGCTACGCGTCCGCTTACCAGCGCGACAATacacaccacaacaacaacgggCGCGTCAGCAACAAGCACCACTGCAACGCTTGGCGGTGGCACCGCGGCAGCGACAGCGTCTAAACTGAGCAACGGTCAAAGTAAATTGGTGCGTCCGCTGGTGCATCGCACCATACCATCGACTGCGGTGGCGGCGGCGAATGCGACCGCTGCGCGCGACAACGTGAACGCCTACTCCAATAAACTCTTCAACAGCTACGGCAGCAATAGCAATCGTcttagcaataataacaacaataatattaataataacggTGTGAATACTGTGTGTAATATCAACAATAGCAGCagtagtagcaacaacaatatcacGAGCAATAACACCAACGGTGGCAGTGGCGTTAACGGTATGCAACATACGCTCGATCACGACGATATCAAGTACATCGATAGTGATGACGCGCCGACAACAGCAGCGATAGCGGCTGCGCATGCCAGCGCTACTACGGTCACTACACCGTCACGTGGTGGCGCGCAGTTGGAGCGGAAAACGCAGTTGCGCTGTGAGCAGCTCTGTTGTCCGCATACCAATTGCGCGACGTCTACAACGGCAACGCTTACAGGTGCTACTGGTGGTGGCGCTGGCAGCGCGTCGCTTAAAACACGCATGCGCCCAAAATCGACGATCATCTGTTCCACCAGCAATCTCGTCTTCGAGAAGATCAACAATTATAAGTATGCCAATGGTAGCGCTGGTGGCGGTAGCAGCGCGGCTAAATTTGTCGCCGAAGCAGCGGCAGCGCGCCGCAATGAGCTGCGGCACAGCATTGATTCGAATAGTATCAGAGCGTCCATTGAGAAATTCGATAGTTTCAGCGAGCAGAAACGTAGTGTAGGCGCGCCGCAGGTAACGCTACGTTCACACGGCGGCAGCGGTAGTACAAACAATTTGCAACATCATCGTCATAGTGGCAGTGAGTTTGATCACGCCACCGGTAGCAGCAGTCTCTTGCGGCTAGCGCAAAGCGGTGGTGGCTCTTTGACGCGTGCACCCTACCGTACAGTGTCGCCCGCACCGGCTACCGCCTGCAAAGTTACTGCCACAATGCATGCGCCCTCGTTGACGACCGGTTCGACTGGTTCGTCGGCGTCATCTATACGCAGCGGCGCATGCAGTACAAACAGTTTGCCAACAAAAAGTCTTGGCAGCTTTTTGGCTGCCACAACAAATGCAACCAGCGTTACCGCCATCAATCGTCATCAGGAGGCAACAGTATTGCGTACTGCTGAGCGTGCTTCACCCAGCGCGCTGCTGCATAAAGATGCGGCGTCAACGCCATCGTCATCCTCGTCATCACCACTGCTAAAGCAAACCGTAATGAAATTGCCGAATGGCGATGTAAAGAAGTGCGCGAACGCGGAAATGAATGGCGTTTGCGACGGCGCCGCCGCGGATGTTGAAACT ATCCGCAGCACAGCACTACGGAGTATCCCTCCAGCACCGCCATCGCCGACAGCTTCACGTTACAGGGATCGTGATAGCCGTTTAACGTCGTCATCTTTGCTCTCCTCATCGGTATCGTCGGTGTCTAATAACATAGACGATGCCAGCAAATCGAAGGATGAGAACGCAgaag GTCTATGTGGGCTAAGAAATATCGGAAATACTTGTTTTATGAACTCGGTAATTCAGTGCCTGAGTCACACGAGCGAATTGACAAAATTCTTGCGTACACACAATGGCATACGCTCGACATCGTCGAAGGATCAACAAATCCTACAAG AGTTTGCTAAGTTGATACGGGAGATGTGGACAAGCAATGTACACAGCGTCACGCCGATGGACCTGAAGCGCGCCTTTTCCTCCAAACATCGCATGTATAGTGACTATAACCAACAGGATGCACAAGAGTTTCTGCGCTTCTTCCTCGATTCACTGCACAGTGCACTAAATACGGGCGTGAAGGGGGAACACTTGAAAATCGACGATAACCTCAG TGACAATAAAAAAGCCGATCTAACGTGGGAATGGTACGCACGACACGAGAACTCACTCATACGCGACCTCTTCGTCGGCCAATTGAAGAGCACATTACGATGTACCACCTGTGGCAATACAAGCGTTACGTTTGATCCGTTTTGGGATTTGAGCGTCTCGTTGCCATCGTTATCGCGCTGCAAGCTAGAATCTTGCCTCGATCTATTCATACGCGAAGAGGTGTTGGATGGCGATGAGATGCCGACCTGTGCGAAATGTCGCCAAAGGCGAAGGTGCACGAAAAGCTTCACCATACAACGATTTCCCAAATATTTGGTTATAC ATTTGAAGCGTTTCTCGGAGACCCGTTGGAGCAAGCTGTCGAACATTGTCGAATTTCCGACTGGTGAACGTGAATTGAATATGGGTCCCTACGGTTCGAATCCTGGCACGAGCATATATTACTCGCTGTATGCGATTTCGAATCATATGG GCTCCACAGCTGGTGGTCATTATGTGGCGTTATGTAAACATCCGGTGTCAAAAAAATGGCACGAATTCAACGATAATGT TGTAAGCGACACGCTCTCCGAAAATAATCTAGTTTCATCCAGTGCCTATATACTGTTCTATGAGCGAGCGTAA
- the Usp2 gene encoding ubiquitin carboxyl-terminal hydrolase Usp2 isoform X3, translating to MLFRAEPGLCGLRNIGNTCFMNSVIQCLSHTSELTKFLRTHNGIRSTSSKDQQILQEFAKLIREMWTSNVHSVTPMDLKRAFSSKHRMYSDYNQQDAQEFLRFFLDSLHSALNTGVKGEHLKIDDNLSDNKKADLTWEWYARHENSLIRDLFVGQLKSTLRCTTCGNTSVTFDPFWDLSVSLPSLSRCKLESCLDLFIREEVLDGDEMPTCAKCRQRRRCTKSFTIQRFPKYLVIHLKRFSETRWSKLSNIVEFPTGERELNMGPYGSNPGTSIYYSLYAISNHMGSTAGGHYVALCKHPVSKKWHEFNDNVVSDTLSENNLVSSSAYILFYERA from the exons ATGTTATTTCGGGCCGAACCTG GTCTATGTGGGCTAAGAAATATCGGAAATACTTGTTTTATGAACTCGGTAATTCAGTGCCTGAGTCACACGAGCGAATTGACAAAATTCTTGCGTACACACAATGGCATACGCTCGACATCGTCGAAGGATCAACAAATCCTACAAG AGTTTGCTAAGTTGATACGGGAGATGTGGACAAGCAATGTACACAGCGTCACGCCGATGGACCTGAAGCGCGCCTTTTCCTCCAAACATCGCATGTATAGTGACTATAACCAACAGGATGCACAAGAGTTTCTGCGCTTCTTCCTCGATTCACTGCACAGTGCACTAAATACGGGCGTGAAGGGGGAACACTTGAAAATCGACGATAACCTCAG TGACAATAAAAAAGCCGATCTAACGTGGGAATGGTACGCACGACACGAGAACTCACTCATACGCGACCTCTTCGTCGGCCAATTGAAGAGCACATTACGATGTACCACCTGTGGCAATACAAGCGTTACGTTTGATCCGTTTTGGGATTTGAGCGTCTCGTTGCCATCGTTATCGCGCTGCAAGCTAGAATCTTGCCTCGATCTATTCATACGCGAAGAGGTGTTGGATGGCGATGAGATGCCGACCTGTGCGAAATGTCGCCAAAGGCGAAGGTGCACGAAAAGCTTCACCATACAACGATTTCCCAAATATTTGGTTATAC ATTTGAAGCGTTTCTCGGAGACCCGTTGGAGCAAGCTGTCGAACATTGTCGAATTTCCGACTGGTGAACGTGAATTGAATATGGGTCCCTACGGTTCGAATCCTGGCACGAGCATATATTACTCGCTGTATGCGATTTCGAATCATATGG GCTCCACAGCTGGTGGTCATTATGTGGCGTTATGTAAACATCCGGTGTCAAAAAAATGGCACGAATTCAACGATAATGT TGTAAGCGACACGCTCTCCGAAAATAATCTAGTTTCATCCAGTGCCTATATACTGTTCTATGAGCGAGCGTAA